The following coding sequences lie in one Silene latifolia isolate original U9 population chromosome 5, ASM4854445v1, whole genome shotgun sequence genomic window:
- the LOC141656373 gene encoding putative F-box/FBD/LRR-repeat protein At4g13965 encodes MATKSLPSLKAEENDDLFSELPEEILVSIMSSFTVDEAARFSLVSRQFELMWRYFPVLIFKDYQAKKKSWDTWDTVVEEKACFVRRVDRVLEKHLGTTIDELRIIFDLELSSQSYVDKWVAFALDKQVKRLELNFKSIYRNVLVYNDPRINKVYGISLDLPPKLTGCFKSLLTSLCLRYVKVTDEFVDYLPLSCPLLEMLCIEGSRYLTRVTGSLQVKQLEVSYCCNLRKFYVSARKLHSLTLNCVFPIELRILDAPSLFKLSIGEAKILPHAFDNL; translated from the coding sequence ATGGCGACAAAATCGCTGCCTTCTCTTAAAGCTGAAGAGAATGATGATCTTTTCAGTGAGCTGCCTGAAGAAATTTTAGTGTCAATAATGTCTTCCTTTACCGTAGACGAAGCTGCAAGATTTAGTCTTGTTTCCCGCCAATTTGAACTCATGTGGCGATATTTTCCGGTGTTGATATTCAAAGATTACCAAGCCAAGAAAAAGAGTTGGGATACATGGGACACAGTTGTTGAAGAAAAAGCTTGCTTTGTACGGAGGGTTGATCGTGTTCTTGAAAAGCATTTGGGGACAACTATAGATGAACTTCGAATCATCTTTGATTTAGAGTTGAGTTCgcaatcttatgttgataagtgGGTGGCTTTTGCTCTAGATAAGCAAGTTAAAAGGCTTGAGCTCAACTTTAAATCAATTTACAGAAATGTGCTTGTTTACAATGATCCCCGTATTAATAAGGTCTATGGCATTTCTCTTGATCTGCCACCTAAGCTCACTGGCTGCTTCAAGTCTCTTCTAACGTCTCTTTGTCTGAGATACGTCAAAGTTACTGATGAATTTGTTGATTATCTCCCCCTTTCTTGCCCACTCCTAGAGATGTTGTGCATCGAAGGATCAAGATATTTAACTAGAGTAACCGGTTCATTGCAAGTAAAACAGTTGGAGGTCTCGTACTGCTGCAATCTCAGGAAATTTTATGTTTCAGCCAGAAAGCTTCATTCTTTGACACTTAATTGCGTATTTCCTATTGAGCTACGCATTCTAGATGCTCCTTCTCTCTTTAAGTTGTCAATTGGCGAGGCAAAAATATTGCCCCATGCATTTGACAACCTTTGA